In one Novosphingopyxis iocasae genomic region, the following are encoded:
- the rpsO gene encoding 30S ribosomal protein S15: protein MSISAERKQEVIKDNAREKGDTGSPEVQIAILTERINNLTDHFKSNHKDNHSRRGLLAMVNKRRSLLDYLRKKDDQRYADLIKKLGLRK, encoded by the coding sequence ATGTCGATCTCTGCAGAACGCAAGCAGGAAGTCATCAAGGACAATGCCCGCGAAAAGGGCGACACCGGTTCCCCCGAAGTGCAGATCGCGATCCTGACGGAGCGCATCAACAATCTGACCGATCACTTCAAGAGCAACCACAAGGACAACCATTCGCGTCGCGGCCTTCTGGCCATGGTCAACAAGCGTCGCAGCCTGCTGGACTATCTCCGCAAGAAGGACGACCAGCGCTACGCCGATCTGATCAAGAAGCTCGGTCTGCGTAAGTAA